A single Leptospira kirschneri serovar Cynopteri str. 3522 CT DNA region contains:
- a CDS encoding DUF2157 domain-containing protein produces the protein MRLEQKLKRWVGAGLIASEQSEAILNFEENRKSPYLYYSFLILGVVIIGIGVIAIITANWEEIHDLVKLGFGLTVLVLVAGLCFWKRENLNLLTVFIVLYSILMLGMIGLISQVYNLEGEYYQAAMLWCILSCLFLIATDSKTFLHLWILGFQIFMVGWIQEDDPEHLGQNQSYWTQYLYYSLIGFTGLWLASEKFVLESRKNTLFFWTVIFWIVGTWSMGFFQNLSSFYDGSGTENGIVYQFPWLNIICRLLILIPVFYLLITNSEIDSNQKRSLAIGLVVFFLLCFPHPFRYVYSAEAIGAYIWNYSIQLLPSFLFLLFWLAIASAFRNHKKIFDLSLAIIGIRFLFFYFDLFGSLTYTGFGLIISGLLIILLTIGYLKYRSKVRILLGGGE, from the coding sequence ATGCGATTAGAACAAAAACTCAAAAGATGGGTAGGTGCGGGACTGATCGCTTCTGAACAATCGGAAGCGATTTTAAATTTCGAAGAAAACCGAAAATCTCCGTATTTATACTATTCGTTTCTCATTTTAGGAGTGGTAATTATCGGCATTGGTGTCATTGCGATTATTACAGCTAACTGGGAAGAAATTCATGATCTTGTAAAATTAGGATTTGGTCTTACCGTTCTTGTTCTTGTAGCAGGACTATGTTTTTGGAAACGGGAAAATCTGAATCTACTTACAGTTTTTATAGTCCTATATTCGATTTTGATGTTAGGAATGATTGGACTGATTTCTCAGGTGTACAACTTAGAAGGAGAGTATTATCAAGCGGCGATGCTTTGGTGTATACTCAGTTGTTTGTTTTTGATTGCGACCGATTCTAAAACTTTTTTACATCTTTGGATTTTAGGGTTTCAAATTTTTATGGTTGGATGGATCCAGGAGGATGATCCGGAACATTTGGGACAAAATCAGAGTTACTGGACTCAATATCTTTATTATTCTCTGATTGGTTTTACGGGACTGTGGTTAGCTTCTGAAAAATTTGTTTTGGAATCTAGAAAAAATACTCTATTTTTTTGGACCGTAATTTTTTGGATTGTTGGAACTTGGTCAATGGGGTTTTTTCAAAATCTTTCTAGTTTTTATGATGGCTCAGGTACAGAAAACGGGATAGTTTATCAGTTTCCGTGGCTGAATATAATTTGTAGGTTGTTGATTCTAATTCCGGTTTTCTATCTTCTAATTACTAATTCTGAAATTGATTCTAATCAAAAAAGATCTTTGGCAATCGGTTTGGTTGTATTTTTCTTACTGTGTTTCCCACATCCATTTCGTTATGTGTATTCTGCAGAGGCAATAGGAGCATATATTTGGAATTATTCTATCCAGTTGCTACCTTCTTTTTTGTTCCTTCTATTTTGGTTGGCAATTGCATCCGCGTTTCGAAACCATAAAAAGATTTTCGATCTTTCTTTAGCAATTATAGGAATTCGATTTCTATTCTTTTATTTTGATTTATTTGGAAGTCTTACCTATACTGGATTTGGACTGATCATTTCTGGATTATTAATTATATTACTTACGATCGGATATTTAAAATATAGATCTAAAGTAAGAATTTTATTAGGAGGAGGAGAATGA
- the murC gene encoding UDP-N-acetylmuramate--L-alanine ligase, translating into MDPKSFQKPFFLGIGGSGMSSLAFLLLSKGFEVSGYDGKNSGVVEKLISNGARIFHKSDILEVENYSMAVYSSAIRLDSHPLVKKFREKGIPLIHRSELLHKIMSEKKQISVAGSHGKTTTTAMTAFLLEKCGMSPSVMVGGEVAFLGGKGGVWGKGEWGVFESDESDGTFNNHYAEMRILTNVDEDHLDYYQTRENLLNAFASYMQGASRRLILNLDDIGIRDSIKLVHDHSKILGFSKSKNPDEFMDGLSRHLEKPKDDSEKSDIIETEKNSEVLYSVDSDKIVYYTIRSGFLHFYFQKKEYSFSLKYPGEHYLKNALAAILACLETGIPLSDLVSKISEYSGVNRRLEYLGSKNGIEVYDDYGHHPTEIKAVIQSMEELKKEGRAVILFQPHRYTRTQNLYKEFAESLDSGEIVFLLPIYSAGEDPIYGVKAELIADFMKVPAKILSKEISEGVLALKSFLKPGDKLVTLGAGNVRDWGLAFLKD; encoded by the coding sequence ATGGATCCAAAATCTTTTCAAAAACCGTTCTTTTTGGGAATCGGTGGCTCCGGAATGTCTTCTCTTGCTTTTTTACTTTTGAGCAAAGGTTTTGAGGTAAGTGGGTACGACGGTAAAAATTCCGGAGTTGTAGAAAAATTGATTTCAAATGGAGCAAGAATATTCCATAAATCTGATATTCTAGAAGTGGAAAATTACAGTATGGCTGTCTATTCTTCCGCGATCCGATTAGATAGTCATCCTTTGGTGAAAAAGTTCAGAGAAAAAGGAATTCCTTTGATTCATCGATCGGAGCTACTTCATAAAATTATGTCGGAGAAAAAACAAATTTCAGTTGCGGGTTCACATGGAAAAACGACTACAACTGCGATGACAGCGTTCTTATTAGAAAAGTGTGGAATGTCACCGTCCGTAATGGTGGGAGGAGAAGTTGCGTTTTTAGGCGGTAAAGGCGGCGTATGGGGAAAGGGAGAATGGGGGGTATTTGAATCGGACGAATCGGATGGAACATTTAACAATCATTATGCGGAAATGAGAATTCTTACCAATGTGGACGAAGATCATCTAGATTATTATCAAACTAGAGAAAATTTGTTAAACGCGTTTGCGAGTTATATGCAAGGCGCGTCCAGAAGATTGATTTTAAATTTAGACGATATAGGAATTAGAGATTCCATCAAACTTGTACACGATCATTCTAAAATATTAGGATTTTCTAAATCTAAAAACCCAGACGAATTTATGGACGGTTTGTCTCGACATTTGGAAAAACCAAAAGATGATTCAGAAAAATCGGATATTATTGAAACTGAAAAAAATTCTGAAGTTTTGTACAGCGTCGATTCAGATAAAATTGTATATTACACAATACGATCGGGTTTTTTGCATTTTTATTTTCAAAAAAAAGAATATTCTTTTTCTCTAAAATATCCGGGCGAACACTACTTAAAAAACGCTTTGGCCGCAATTCTTGCCTGTTTGGAAACTGGAATTCCTCTTTCTGACTTGGTTTCTAAAATTTCAGAATATTCAGGCGTAAATAGAAGGCTTGAATATTTAGGAAGTAAAAACGGGATCGAAGTTTATGACGATTATGGCCATCATCCCACTGAAATCAAAGCAGTAATACAGTCTATGGAAGAATTAAAAAAAGAAGGAAGGGCGGTCATATTATTTCAACCACATAGATATACTAGGACACAAAATCTTTATAAAGAGTTTGCGGAAAGTTTAGATTCGGGTGAGATCGTGTTTCTTTTGCCGATTTATTCCGCGGGAGAAGATCCTATCTATGGAGTTAAAGCGGAACTCATCGCAGATTTTATGAAGGTTCCTGCAAAAATTCTTTCTAAAGAAATTTCGGAAGGAGTTCTCGCATTGAAAAGTTTTTTAAAACCTGGGGATAAATTAGTCACCCTAGGAGCGGGTAACGTAAGAGACTGGGGTTTGGCTTTTTTAAAAGATTAA
- a CDS encoding UDP-N-acetylglucosamine--N-acetylmuramyl-(pentapeptide) pyrophosphoryl-undecaprenol N-acetylglucosamine transferase, producing the protein MRSIVIAAGGTGGHISPGVALAEVLTELKEKIGYENLYLYSLVRNKNNPDLEQSPCPVLWHNLPPLSSNFFLFPIRYAIQIIKTFIIFKKLNVDVVIGMGGYSTVSSILYGIFFRKKIYLCEQNTIPGNVNRLFFRFASKVAFSLPPKNSKIPCNYQVLGNPLRKKTIPKMSLKFFEKYDTKKKKQFNVLVMGGSQGARQINNIVIALMGHEEINKKFRFRVLTGSALYEEVSKKSKKDAELISYSDNMKEHYEWANFVIARSGSGVLSECAAFALPMILIPYPYAKDDHQMANAKYFELNGAAIVIDQKDEDESHLFRVLDQMANNVDLLNDMSISSLECSHVDASKDTAKYFFSLD; encoded by the coding sequence ATGAGATCGATTGTAATCGCGGCCGGTGGAACCGGAGGACATATTTCACCTGGAGTTGCACTTGCGGAAGTGTTGACCGAACTGAAAGAAAAAATCGGATATGAAAATTTATATTTATATTCTTTGGTTCGTAATAAAAATAACCCGGATTTAGAACAGTCTCCTTGTCCGGTTTTATGGCATAATCTTCCGCCTCTTTCCAGTAATTTTTTTCTGTTTCCCATCCGATATGCTATCCAGATTATAAAGACTTTTATTATATTCAAAAAACTAAATGTAGATGTGGTTATAGGAATGGGAGGATATTCCACGGTATCTTCTATACTCTACGGAATATTTTTTAGAAAAAAAATTTATCTGTGTGAACAGAATACAATTCCGGGAAACGTAAATCGATTGTTTTTCCGATTTGCGAGCAAAGTGGCGTTTAGTTTACCACCTAAAAATTCTAAAATTCCATGCAATTATCAAGTGTTGGGAAATCCTCTCCGAAAAAAAACGATTCCTAAAATGTCTCTTAAATTTTTTGAAAAATATGATACTAAAAAAAAGAAACAATTTAACGTGCTTGTGATGGGAGGAAGTCAAGGTGCGAGGCAGATTAATAATATTGTAATCGCTTTGATGGGTCATGAGGAAATCAACAAGAAGTTTCGATTTAGGGTGCTGACCGGTTCGGCTCTTTACGAAGAGGTTTCTAAAAAGTCAAAAAAGGACGCGGAGCTTATCTCTTATTCGGATAATATGAAGGAACACTATGAATGGGCGAACTTTGTCATTGCTCGTTCCGGCTCGGGAGTTCTTTCTGAGTGTGCCGCGTTTGCATTGCCAATGATTTTAATACCTTATCCTTATGCAAAAGACGATCACCAAATGGCGAACGCAAAATATTTTGAACTCAATGGGGCGGCGATCGTAATCGATCAAAAAGACGAGGATGAGTCTCATTTATTTCGTGTACTAGATCAAATGGCGAATAATGTCGATTTGTTAAACGACATGTCGATCAGTTCTCTTGAATGTTCTCACGTGGACGCTTCTAAAGACACGGCTAAATACTTTTTTTCTCTCGATTGA
- a CDS encoding FtsW/RodA/SpoVE family cell cycle protein translates to MIDFIIRKWREFWLPGKNSLDVLLIVTIFILLFIGLCVMYSSSSITAWREFKDSEYFLKKQTIWICVGLVFFFFFSLFPYQKLEKLALVGIILAIGLLVLVFIPGIGKSVSTYYGRNFHRWIAIGPYQLQPSEVAKVAVLVYLASLFQKLKLEITPNYKKLLIPILLLLTVIVLILVEPAFGTTLEILFVILGFIFLFGFPFRNLLIAGIVSLPLIYILIDRVGYRKKRVEVWLDPYRYRFDEGHQLVTSFRAFLDGGWFGNKLASGYAHRYLTYSHTDFVLATFVEDFGFIGFITFIFLVLLLLFRSFYLIQKVQDPFGFYLGAGILIVLGTQFIINMFVVTGIFPITGISLPFVSYGGSSILIVLISLGILVNITRKENLGL, encoded by the coding sequence ATGATCGACTTTATCATAAGAAAGTGGAGAGAGTTTTGGCTTCCCGGCAAGAATTCCTTAGACGTTCTTTTGATCGTGACGATTTTTATTCTTTTATTTATCGGACTCTGCGTTATGTATTCTTCTTCGAGTATCACCGCTTGGAGAGAGTTTAAGGATTCCGAATATTTTTTAAAAAAACAAACGATTTGGATCTGTGTGGGATTGGTTTTCTTTTTTTTCTTTTCCCTATTTCCTTATCAAAAACTCGAAAAACTAGCGTTAGTCGGAATTATTTTGGCGATTGGTCTTTTGGTTCTGGTTTTTATTCCTGGAATTGGAAAATCCGTTTCTACGTATTATGGAAGAAACTTTCACAGATGGATTGCCATAGGGCCGTACCAACTACAACCTTCCGAGGTGGCTAAGGTGGCGGTTCTTGTTTACTTAGCTTCTCTCTTTCAAAAATTGAAATTAGAAATTACTCCGAATTATAAAAAACTTCTAATACCTATTTTACTTCTTCTAACGGTGATCGTGTTGATTCTTGTAGAACCGGCGTTTGGAACTACACTCGAAATTCTATTTGTCATTTTAGGTTTTATCTTTTTATTCGGATTTCCATTTCGAAACCTGCTCATTGCAGGAATTGTTTCGCTTCCGTTAATTTACATTTTGATCGATCGTGTAGGTTATCGAAAGAAAAGGGTGGAGGTTTGGTTAGATCCGTATCGGTATCGTTTTGACGAAGGTCATCAGCTTGTGACTTCGTTTCGAGCGTTTTTAGACGGAGGATGGTTCGGAAATAAATTGGCGTCCGGTTATGCACACAGATATTTAACTTATAGTCATACCGACTTCGTACTCGCTACGTTTGTCGAAGATTTTGGTTTTATTGGATTTATAACTTTTATTTTTTTGGTTCTACTTTTATTGTTCCGAAGTTTTTATCTAATCCAGAAAGTTCAAGATCCGTTCGGATTTTATTTAGGAGCGGGAATTTTGATCGTTTTAGGAACCCAGTTTATCATCAATATGTTTGTGGTAACTGGAATTTTTCCGATTACCGGAATCAGTTTGCCGTTTGTGAGTTACGGAGGATCTTCGATTTTGATTGTGTTGATTTCTCTCGGAATTCTTGTCAATATTACTCGAAAGGAAAATCTGGGACTATGA
- the mraY gene encoding phospho-N-acetylmuramoyl-pentapeptide-transferase, giving the protein MFYYLYDLYFNHLDSLRIFSYVTFRALMAGLTSMLVTFWFGHKIIDFLYGLKFRESVRDDGPKSHEVKKGTPTMGGLLIIGSLLISVLLWGNLKNPNVILLSVFSLFFSALGFADDYMKSVKKIKGGMRARTKFILSILISFVFCILFFYYTGATGQTGKISFQLTDLFFPFVKGPVIALGIIAIPFSILVIIGSSHAVNLTDGLDGLATGTVLISVMTLGIIAYFSGTPIVANYLNIPYLPGAHEYSVFLSALTGALFGFLWFNAHPAQVFMGDTGSLFLGATLGMIVILLKKEILLLILGAIFVSEALSVILQVGSFKLTGKRIFKMAPLHHHFELGGLKETKIVIRFWIIAVILAIISLSTLKIQ; this is encoded by the coding sequence ATGTTTTATTATCTTTATGATCTTTATTTCAATCATCTAGACTCACTTCGAATTTTCAGTTATGTTACTTTTAGGGCCTTGATGGCCGGTTTGACTTCTATGTTAGTTACGTTTTGGTTCGGACATAAGATCATCGACTTTTTATACGGATTAAAATTTAGAGAGTCCGTTCGAGACGACGGTCCAAAATCTCACGAAGTTAAAAAAGGAACGCCTACGATGGGAGGACTTTTGATCATTGGTTCTCTTTTGATTTCGGTTTTACTCTGGGGAAATTTAAAAAATCCGAATGTGATTTTACTTTCCGTATTTTCCCTTTTTTTTTCCGCGTTGGGTTTTGCGGACGATTACATGAAATCCGTAAAAAAGATCAAAGGTGGAATGAGGGCTAGAACTAAGTTTATCCTTTCGATTTTGATTTCTTTTGTTTTTTGTATATTATTTTTTTATTATACAGGAGCGACTGGTCAAACCGGTAAGATCTCTTTTCAACTTACAGATTTATTTTTTCCTTTTGTCAAAGGGCCCGTAATTGCGTTAGGTATAATTGCGATTCCTTTTTCGATTCTTGTTATCATAGGTTCTTCTCACGCTGTGAATTTGACGGACGGACTTGATGGTCTTGCGACAGGAACCGTTTTGATTTCAGTGATGACTTTAGGAATCATTGCTTATTTTTCCGGAACTCCTATCGTAGCGAACTATTTGAACATTCCTTATCTTCCGGGTGCACACGAATATTCCGTGTTTCTTTCCGCGCTCACGGGTGCACTTTTCGGTTTTTTATGGTTCAACGCGCATCCCGCTCAAGTGTTTATGGGTGATACCGGTTCTTTGTTTTTAGGAGCGACACTCGGGATGATAGTGATTCTTTTGAAGAAGGAGATTTTACTTTTAATCTTGGGAGCGATTTTTGTGAGCGAGGCTCTTTCGGTGATACTTCAAGTAGGTTCGTTTAAACTGACCGGAAAAAGGATTTTTAAGATGGCTCCGCTTCATCATCATTTTGAGTTAGGTGGATTGAAGGAAACTAAGATAGTGATTCGTTTTTGGATCATTGCGGTCATTTTGGCGATAATATCTCTGTCCACTTTGAAAATTCAATGA
- a CDS encoding UDP-N-acetylmuramoyl-L-alanyl-D-glutamate--2,6-diaminopimelate ligase yields the protein MKMKLTSLLLKFPELKLRSYPSEKNPNSIEIEYIQSDSRKTNENDIFCVADSIGSKKKEFISNTKASLILLRTDSNVVNDSLEVMNSSKVFLECETDPEQLQGEIASFLLGNPSKDLEIVAVTGTNGKTSLTNILFSLAKDQGINCGLIGTIGVKFGDRVIDTGYTTPDASSLNLILKQMKEEGITTVFMEASSHGLKLGRMNGISIRAGVFTNLTQDHLDFHSDMEDYFESKFRLFEILDFSKSAFAVLDYSAPNGSKLYHKILNRFPDLPINVLDGIDKKWKVNDISLNLQGTYYTLNLPENRKQKISTNLLGSFNVRNTALAFLTGVGIGLDLEKMSNSLKKIPQIPGRFQIVYSRDRSRMAVVDYAHTPDALENIIRSVRDSQPKRLITLFGCGGDRDRTKRPKMARIAEELSDQVILTSDNPRTEKPETILDEIQTGFSSDFVPLLREVDRAKAIAEGISCLPEGGCLLVAGKGHEEYQIIGKEKRHFSDVEEVQKAFGLF from the coding sequence ATGAAAATGAAGTTAACCAGTCTTCTCCTTAAATTCCCAGAACTCAAGTTAAGGTCTTATCCTTCCGAAAAAAATCCGAATTCAATTGAAATTGAATATATTCAGTCTGATTCTAGAAAGACGAACGAAAACGATATATTTTGTGTAGCCGATTCTATCGGTTCCAAAAAGAAAGAATTTATTTCCAACACAAAAGCTTCCCTAATTTTACTACGAACCGATTCAAACGTTGTGAATGATTCTTTAGAAGTTATGAATTCTTCCAAAGTTTTTTTGGAATGTGAAACGGATCCCGAACAGCTACAAGGCGAAATCGCTTCTTTTCTTTTAGGAAATCCTTCTAAAGATCTAGAAATTGTAGCCGTAACCGGAACAAACGGTAAAACTTCTTTAACGAATATTCTATTTTCGTTAGCAAAAGACCAAGGAATCAACTGTGGATTGATCGGAACAATTGGAGTTAAGTTCGGAGATAGAGTGATAGACACAGGTTATACGACACCGGATGCTTCTTCTCTCAACTTAATTCTCAAACAGATGAAGGAAGAAGGGATCACTACCGTTTTTATGGAAGCAAGTTCCCACGGTCTCAAACTAGGTAGGATGAACGGAATTTCTATAAGGGCGGGAGTATTCACGAATCTTACCCAGGATCACTTAGATTTTCATTCCGATATGGAAGATTATTTTGAAAGTAAGTTTCGTCTTTTTGAAATTTTGGATTTTTCTAAATCTGCTTTTGCCGTTTTGGATTACTCTGCGCCAAATGGTAGTAAACTTTATCATAAAATTCTAAATCGATTTCCAGACCTACCAATAAATGTATTAGATGGTATTGATAAGAAATGGAAAGTAAACGACATTTCTTTAAACTTACAAGGTACTTACTACACTTTAAATTTACCCGAGAACCGGAAACAAAAGATCTCAACCAATCTGCTTGGTTCGTTTAACGTTCGAAATACGGCTCTCGCGTTTTTGACCGGAGTTGGTATAGGTTTGGATTTAGAAAAGATGTCTAACTCTCTGAAAAAAATTCCTCAGATTCCTGGAAGATTTCAGATCGTTTATAGTAGAGATCGTTCCAGGATGGCGGTGGTGGATTACGCACATACTCCGGACGCGCTCGAAAATATAATCCGAAGTGTAAGAGATTCTCAGCCTAAACGTTTGATTACTTTATTTGGATGTGGAGGAGATCGGGATAGAACCAAACGTCCTAAAATGGCTCGAATCGCTGAAGAACTTTCCGATCAGGTGATCTTGACTTCCGATAATCCTAGAACGGAAAAACCGGAGACGATTTTAGATGAAATTCAAACTGGGTTTTCCTCTGACTTTGTTCCACTTTTACGGGAAGTAGATCGTGCAAAAGCAATTGCAGAAGGGATTTCTTGTTTACCCGAAGGAGGATGTTTACTTGTGGCCGGTAAAGGACACGAGGAATACCAGATCATCGGAAAGGAAAAACGTCATTTCAGCGACGTGGAAGAAGTTCAAAAAGCGTTCGGGCTTTTTTAG
- the rsmH gene encoding 16S rRNA (cytosine(1402)-N(4))-methyltransferase RsmH, with product MEPVHYSVQGKEILQIFRENFQKEDPVLFLDGTAGEGGHSFLFLKEFPKSRIILCDRDPVMLSRALARLSDFSERIVSIQTNFSEIDQNLLNSYGIDQTPQGILLDLGISTFHLFHSGRGFSFRESELLDMRLNPNSGKSAEEILNTYPKDRLMNLFYTYGEERWSKKIAEVIVETRKQNSISTTSELANLISKIIPRKFWPPGRHPATRIFQALRIEVNQELAHIEKGLKLLLDLLSFGGVIQVISFHSLEDRIVKNSFRDYAKQNGFELLTKKPILPSEEEINENPASRSAKLRVLRKTKSVDKKYRNKSFEEEEE from the coding sequence TTGGAACCGGTTCATTATTCAGTTCAAGGAAAGGAAATTCTTCAAATTTTTAGGGAGAATTTTCAAAAAGAAGATCCAGTATTATTTTTAGATGGAACCGCAGGAGAAGGCGGGCATAGTTTTTTATTTTTAAAAGAATTTCCCAAGTCCAGAATTATACTTTGTGACAGAGATCCGGTCATGCTTTCGAGGGCGCTTGCAAGACTTTCCGATTTTTCAGAAAGAATTGTTTCGATTCAGACAAACTTTTCCGAGATCGATCAAAATCTTTTAAACTCCTATGGAATCGATCAAACTCCACAGGGAATTTTATTGGATCTTGGAATTTCCACATTTCATCTTTTTCATTCGGGAAGAGGTTTTAGTTTTCGAGAATCAGAACTTTTAGATATGAGACTCAATCCAAACAGTGGAAAGAGTGCGGAAGAAATTCTGAATACATATCCTAAAGACAGATTGATGAATTTATTTTACACGTATGGAGAAGAGAGATGGTCCAAAAAAATTGCAGAAGTGATTGTAGAAACTAGAAAACAAAATTCGATTTCAACTACTTCTGAACTTGCAAATTTGATTTCTAAAATAATTCCTCGAAAATTTTGGCCGCCCGGAAGACATCCAGCGACTCGAATCTTTCAAGCGCTTCGGATTGAAGTCAATCAAGAGTTGGCTCATATCGAAAAGGGACTCAAGCTACTTTTGGATCTTTTAAGTTTTGGAGGTGTAATACAAGTAATTTCGTTTCATTCTCTCGAAGATAGAATCGTTAAAAATTCTTTTAGAGATTATGCAAAACAAAACGGATTTGAACTTCTTACTAAAAAACCGATCCTTCCTTCCGAAGAGGAAATCAATGAGAATCCTGCTTCTCGTTCTGCAAAATTGAGAGTGCTTAGAAAAACAAAATCGGTCGATAAAAAATATAGAAATAAAAGTTTCGAAGAAGAGGAAGAATAA
- a CDS encoding HIT family protein: MEDSNSTQWDEPRKNLFSIHKLDYARGKRPDVDCILCGICRKDPEVPNLIVAETDFTIVSVNLYPYNPGHLIVFPKRHILSYEELTREEAIEIHEGTVKAISILKKLWNVQGFNLGYNLGKNSGGSIPHIHEHIVPRFPNEAGFLDVLANSRIVIYEPYEMQKEWIRIWKEFS; encoded by the coding sequence ATGGAAGATTCAAATTCTACACAATGGGACGAACCAAGGAAAAATCTTTTTTCCATTCACAAACTAGATTATGCGAGAGGAAAAAGACCGGATGTAGATTGTATTCTTTGTGGAATCTGTAGAAAGGATCCGGAAGTTCCTAATCTAATCGTTGCAGAAACCGATTTTACGATCGTTTCGGTGAATCTTTATCCTTATAATCCCGGACATCTAATCGTTTTTCCAAAACGTCATATACTTTCCTACGAAGAACTAACCAGGGAAGAAGCAATCGAAATTCACGAAGGAACTGTAAAAGCAATTTCGATTTTAAAAAAACTTTGGAACGTTCAGGGTTTTAACTTAGGTTATAATCTAGGTAAAAATTCGGGAGGTTCGATTCCCCATATTCACGAACACATCGTTCCTAGATTCCCAAACGAAGCCGGATTTTTAGACGTATTAGCAAATTCAAGAATTGTAATTTACGAACCTTATGAAATGCAAAAGGAATGGATCCGAATCTGGAAAGAATTTTCATAG
- a CDS encoding CheR family methyltransferase encodes MTESQFGITTISDEEFQFVKSLMYKETGIFLADHKKIMVQSRLNGRAKHFGLKNVSEYIGKLRADHGFFNSELTELINRITTNKTDFFRENHHFEFLRDTFFPSIEEKAAKNGKKILRIWSSACSTGEEPYTIAITCLEYFAFKPGWDIKIYASDIDTNVINTAKEGIYKEDRLQPVDDKLKNKYFVKHKDPERGELTYHAKPQLKNLIDFRKVNLLETPYPIPEKMDCVFCRNVIIYFDKPTQKKIFENFETVLKDRGLLIIGHSETLFGISESYKFLGHTVYQKKPVV; translated from the coding sequence AATTTCAATTCGTCAAATCCCTCATGTACAAAGAAACCGGGATCTTTCTTGCAGATCATAAAAAGATCATGGTTCAATCCAGACTCAACGGAAGAGCAAAACATTTCGGTTTAAAAAACGTTTCTGAATATATAGGAAAACTCAGGGCAGATCACGGATTTTTTAACAGTGAACTTACTGAACTCATCAATCGAATTACTACTAACAAAACGGATTTTTTTCGGGAGAATCATCATTTCGAGTTTTTAAGAGATACTTTTTTTCCTTCTATAGAAGAGAAGGCGGCAAAAAATGGAAAGAAAATTCTCAGAATTTGGTCTAGCGCGTGTTCAACGGGAGAAGAACCCTATACGATTGCAATTACATGTTTAGAATATTTTGCATTTAAACCGGGATGGGACATTAAAATTTATGCATCCGATATAGATACGAATGTGATCAATACCGCCAAGGAAGGAATTTATAAAGAGGATCGTCTCCAACCTGTGGACGATAAACTCAAAAATAAGTACTTTGTCAAACATAAAGACCCAGAAAGAGGAGAATTGACATATCACGCAAAACCACAGCTTAAAAATCTGATCGATTTTAGAAAGGTGAATCTTTTGGAAACTCCTTATCCAATTCCTGAAAAGATGGATTGTGTGTTTTGTAGAAATGTGATCATTTACTTCGATAAACCGACTCAAAAAAAGATATTCGAAAATTTTGAAACCGTTTTAAAGGATCGAGGACTACTTATAATTGGGCATTCGGAGACCTTATTTGGAATTTCGGAGAGTTATAAATTTTTAGGTCATACGGTTTATCAGAAAAAACCTGTGGTCTGA